One stretch of Nocardioides perillae DNA includes these proteins:
- a CDS encoding alpha/beta fold hydrolase encodes MAAPEAAPGAAPGLRFHDVVSADGTRLRAWDNGAEGPTVLLCNGLGTNPWAWPALLDPACGVHVVSWQHRGTGGSERPADPDHTGIDAFVEDAVAVLDDAGLDRVPAVGWSMGVNTAFELALLHPDRVSGLFAVAGVPGRTFGSMLGPLGLPRLLNEAVTVNAARLARRAGPVLNPVARRLPVGPRAIAALSHSGFMLPVADAEVAARAVQEFLTTPLDWYFHMALRTHQHDRVPLSRLDVPAAFVAGRWDLLAGTRDMRTAAERMRDAEYVELRGSHFLPLEQPGEVHTRLLAFLARLDGNEEPGA; translated from the coding sequence GTGGCCGCACCCGAGGCCGCGCCCGGCGCCGCACCGGGCCTCCGCTTCCACGACGTCGTCTCCGCCGACGGCACCCGCCTGCGCGCGTGGGACAACGGCGCCGAGGGCCCGACCGTCCTGCTGTGCAACGGCCTCGGCACCAACCCGTGGGCCTGGCCCGCCCTGCTCGACCCGGCCTGCGGCGTCCACGTGGTCTCCTGGCAGCACCGCGGCACCGGGGGCTCGGAGCGGCCGGCCGACCCCGACCACACCGGCATCGACGCCTTCGTCGAGGACGCCGTCGCCGTGCTCGACGACGCCGGGCTTGACCGCGTGCCGGCGGTCGGCTGGTCGATGGGCGTCAACACCGCCTTCGAGCTGGCGCTGCTCCACCCGGACCGCGTCAGCGGCCTCTTCGCCGTCGCCGGGGTGCCGGGTCGCACGTTCGGCAGCATGCTGGGGCCGCTCGGCCTCCCCCGGCTCCTCAACGAGGCGGTCACCGTCAACGCCGCCCGCCTCGCCCGCCGCGCCGGACCCGTGCTCAACCCCGTCGCCCGCCGCCTGCCGGTCGGCCCCCGCGCGATCGCCGCGCTGTCGCACAGCGGCTTCATGCTCCCCGTCGCCGACGCCGAGGTGGCGGCCCGGGCGGTGCAGGAGTTCCTCACCACGCCGCTCGACTGGTACTTCCACATGGCGCTGCGCACCCACCAGCACGACCGCGTGCCGTTGAGCCGCCTCGACGTGCCGGCGGCCTTCGTCGCCGGCCGCTGGGACCTGCTCGCCGGCACCCGCGACATGCGCACGGCCGCCGAGCGCATGCGCGACGCGGAGTACGTCGAGCTGCGGGGCTCGCACTTCCTGCCCCTGGAGCAGCCGGGCGAGGTCCACACCCGGCTGCTCGCCTTCCTGGCCCGCCTCGACGGCAACGAGGAACCCGGGGCCTGA
- a CDS encoding EamA family transporter, protein MPATTSPRLPAVWLVLVGIASVQLGAAVAKGLFDELSPTALVWLRLVTSAVVLAAIARPRVRGLGRAEWSVVLAFGASLALMNWAIYQSFARIPLGIAVTLEFVGPLAVALLGSRRPRDLLWVALAAGGVVLLGLQPASLTAAGVALALLAGAAWAAYILLSARTGRLWSGLDGLALASVVAALLLAPAAIPSGGADLLDPRLLLLGAVVGLLSSVVPYSLEMVALRTLRPATFGILMSLEPAAAALAGLLVLRELLTPLQLLALACVVAASVGATRSSRRADPGPEEVVASG, encoded by the coding sequence GTGCCGGCCACGACCTCGCCCCGCCTCCCGGCCGTCTGGCTCGTGCTCGTCGGCATCGCGTCGGTGCAGCTCGGGGCTGCGGTGGCCAAGGGCCTCTTCGACGAGCTCTCCCCCACCGCGCTGGTGTGGCTGCGCCTCGTGACCAGCGCCGTGGTGCTCGCCGCGATCGCCCGCCCTCGCGTGCGCGGGCTGGGTCGGGCGGAGTGGAGCGTCGTGCTGGCCTTCGGCGCCAGCCTGGCGCTGATGAACTGGGCGATCTACCAGTCCTTCGCCCGCATCCCGCTCGGGATCGCGGTCACCTTGGAGTTCGTCGGCCCGCTCGCCGTCGCGCTGCTCGGCAGCCGTCGCCCGCGCGACCTGCTGTGGGTCGCGCTCGCGGCGGGCGGCGTGGTGCTGCTCGGGCTGCAGCCGGCGTCGCTCACGGCGGCTGGCGTGGCGCTGGCGCTGCTCGCGGGCGCCGCGTGGGCGGCGTACATCCTGCTGAGCGCACGCACCGGACGGCTGTGGTCGGGGCTCGACGGCCTGGCGCTCGCCAGCGTTGTCGCCGCCCTGCTCCTCGCCCCGGCCGCGATCCCGTCGGGCGGCGCCGACCTGCTCGACCCGCGGCTGCTCCTCCTCGGCGCCGTCGTCGGTCTCCTCAGCTCGGTGGTGCCCTACAGCCTCGAGATGGTCGCGCTGCGCACCCTGCGGCCGGCCACCTTCGGCATCCTGATGAGCCTGGAGCCGGCGGCTGCGGCACTCGCCGGGCTGCTGGTGCTGCGCGAGCTGCTCACGCCGCTGCAGCTGCTGGCCCTGGCGTGCGTCGTGGCCGCCAGCGTCGGTGCGACCCGGAGCTCGCGCCGGGCCGACCCCGGCCCGGAGGAGGTCGTGGCGAGCGGGTGA
- the gatB gene encoding Asp-tRNA(Asn)/Glu-tRNA(Gln) amidotransferase subunit GatB: MSATETELLTYEEALERFDPALGLEVHVELGTASKMFCGCATEFGAEPNTQVCPTCLGLPGSMPVVNATAVESAIRIGLALNCEIAEWCRFARKNYFYPDMPKNFQTSQYDEPIAFEGWMDVTLADGESFRVDVERAHMEEDTGKSLHVGGSTGRIHGADYSLVDYNRAGIPLIEIVTKPIVGAGERAPEVARAYVAQLRDLIVALGVSDARMDQGSIRADVNLSLAPKGSGVLGTRSETKNVNSLRSVERAVRYEVQRHAAVLAGGGTVLQETRHWHEDTGVTTSGREKSDAEDYRYFPEPDLVPVAPSRAWVEELRGTLPENPTERRARLQAAWGFSDLDMRDTVGAGALGLVEETVAAGASPQAARKWWLGELARRANETGREIGDLGVTPADVAAVQAMVQAGSLNDGLARQVFDGLVAGEGTPEEVVAARGLAIVSDEGALTAAVDKAIADNPDVAQKVRDGKVAAAGALIGAVMKEMRGQADAGRVRTLVLEKLS; this comes from the coding sequence GTGAGCGCCACCGAGACCGAGCTGCTGACCTACGAGGAGGCCCTCGAGCGCTTCGACCCGGCCCTCGGCCTCGAGGTCCACGTCGAGCTCGGCACCGCCTCGAAGATGTTCTGCGGCTGCGCCACCGAGTTCGGCGCCGAGCCCAACACCCAGGTCTGCCCGACCTGTCTGGGCCTGCCGGGCTCGATGCCGGTGGTCAACGCCACCGCGGTGGAGTCGGCGATCCGCATCGGCCTGGCGCTCAACTGCGAGATCGCGGAGTGGTGCCGCTTCGCGCGGAAGAACTACTTCTACCCCGACATGCCGAAGAACTTCCAGACCTCGCAGTACGACGAGCCCATCGCCTTCGAGGGCTGGATGGACGTCACGCTGGCCGACGGGGAGTCCTTCCGGGTGGACGTCGAGCGCGCCCACATGGAGGAGGACACCGGCAAGTCGCTGCACGTCGGCGGCTCCACCGGCCGCATCCACGGCGCCGACTACTCGCTGGTCGACTACAACCGCGCGGGCATCCCGCTGATCGAGATCGTGACCAAGCCGATCGTGGGTGCGGGGGAGCGCGCTCCCGAGGTGGCCCGCGCCTACGTCGCCCAGCTGCGCGACCTCATCGTCGCCCTCGGTGTCTCCGACGCGCGGATGGACCAGGGCTCGATCCGCGCCGACGTCAACCTCTCGCTGGCCCCGAAGGGCTCCGGCGTGCTCGGCACCCGCTCGGAGACGAAGAACGTGAACTCCCTGCGCTCGGTCGAGCGCGCGGTGCGCTACGAGGTGCAGCGGCACGCCGCCGTGCTCGCCGGCGGCGGCACCGTCCTGCAGGAGACCCGCCACTGGCACGAGGACACCGGCGTGACCACGAGCGGTCGGGAGAAGTCCGACGCCGAGGACTACCGCTACTTCCCCGAGCCCGACCTCGTGCCCGTCGCACCGTCGCGTGCCTGGGTCGAGGAGCTGCGCGGCACGCTGCCCGAGAACCCCACCGAGCGCCGGGCCCGGCTGCAGGCGGCGTGGGGCTTCTCCGACCTCGACATGCGCGACACCGTCGGTGCCGGCGCCCTGGGCCTGGTGGAGGAGACGGTCGCCGCGGGGGCGTCGCCGCAGGCGGCGCGGAAGTGGTGGCTCGGCGAGCTGGCGCGGCGCGCGAACGAGACCGGCCGCGAGATCGGCGACCTCGGGGTCACGCCGGCCGACGTGGCCGCGGTGCAGGCGATGGTCCAGGCCGGCAGCCTCAACGACGGGCTGGCCCGCCAGGTCTTCGACGGCCTCGTGGCCGGTGAGGGCACGCCGGAGGAGGTGGTCGCCGCCCGCGGGCTCGCGATCGTCTCCGACGAGGGCGCCCTGACCGCGGCGGTCGACAAGGCCATCGCCGACAACCCCGACGTCGCGCAGAAGGTCCGCGACGGCAAGGTCGCGGCGGCCGGCGCGCTCATCGGCGCGGTCATGAAGGAGATGCGCGGGCAGGCCGACGCCGGGCGTGTCCGGACGCTGGTCCTGGAGAAGCTCTCCTGA
- a CDS encoding phospholipase D-like domain-containing protein: protein MTRPKQRLTLPRIVRTTTPRSRATSSVSGGIVTSTVLALLVGLLVVAGPAAPAQADWYKPPVGITVNDPLGSKREKRAINRHVRRSIDSVMRRQKIRIASWNLRNDTIVDSLVAAHKRGVSVRVVVDRGNANPDNPNPGVDRLRRVLSRHGNATREPAMRSGVRRCVSACRGQRGIAHSKFFLFSQVGPTRWVVVNGSANLTDLAASHQWNDVFTTRGRRNVYDEFLRVFDQMYADRTRAQGYRVRQFQGLTTMFMPWTGSGTAGDPTMRELDRVRCWGATNTGDRRTRLKIAMTSWHGERGVRLARKVRRLYDGGCQVQIIYAVMGNEVLRLMRNGRRGPIPFRQLVQDPDGDGVYDRYLHTKVLTIRGRYAGQRGAFVTVNGSLNWTPVALASDEAVMRLRSKRVLEGYNRWIAAWYARAPRTRSVGSAVEGRRTTTSLRTTQVAPLGALVDGVDPYAKIQEH, encoded by the coding sequence ATGACCCGCCCGAAGCAGCGCCTCACGCTGCCCCGGATCGTCCGCACCACCACGCCCCGCAGCCGCGCGACCAGCTCCGTGAGCGGCGGCATCGTCACCAGCACCGTGCTCGCCCTGCTCGTCGGCCTGCTCGTCGTCGCCGGGCCCGCCGCGCCGGCGCAGGCCGACTGGTACAAGCCGCCGGTCGGCATCACCGTCAACGACCCGCTCGGCTCCAAGCGCGAGAAGCGCGCGATCAACCGCCACGTCCGCCGCAGCATCGACTCGGTCATGCGGCGGCAGAAGATCCGCATCGCCAGCTGGAACCTGCGCAACGACACCATCGTCGACTCGCTCGTCGCCGCCCACAAGCGGGGCGTCAGCGTGCGGGTGGTGGTCGACCGCGGCAACGCCAACCCCGACAACCCCAACCCCGGCGTCGACCGGCTGCGCCGGGTGCTCTCGCGGCACGGCAACGCCACCCGCGAGCCCGCGATGCGCTCGGGTGTGCGCCGCTGCGTGAGCGCCTGCCGCGGCCAGCGCGGCATCGCGCACTCGAAGTTCTTCCTCTTCAGCCAGGTCGGCCCGACCCGCTGGGTCGTCGTCAACGGCTCCGCCAACCTCACCGACCTCGCCGCCAGCCACCAGTGGAACGACGTCTTCACGACCCGCGGTCGCCGCAACGTCTACGACGAGTTCCTGCGCGTCTTCGACCAGATGTACGCCGACCGCACCCGCGCCCAGGGCTACCGCGTCCGCCAGTTCCAGGGCCTGACCACGATGTTCATGCCGTGGACCGGCAGCGGCACCGCCGGTGACCCCACGATGCGCGAGCTCGACCGGGTGCGCTGCTGGGGCGCCACCAACACCGGTGACCGGCGCACGCGCCTCAAGATCGCGATGACGTCGTGGCACGGCGAGCGCGGCGTGCGCCTGGCGCGCAAGGTGCGCCGGCTCTACGACGGCGGCTGCCAGGTGCAGATCATCTACGCCGTCATGGGCAACGAGGTCCTCCGCCTCATGCGCAACGGCCGCCGCGGCCCGATCCCCTTCCGCCAGCTCGTGCAGGACCCCGACGGCGACGGCGTCTACGACCGCTACCTCCACACCAAGGTGCTGACGATCCGCGGCCGCTACGCCGGCCAGCGCGGGGCGTTCGTCACGGTCAACGGCTCGCTGAACTGGACCCCGGTCGCCCTCGCCAGCGACGAGGCGGTGATGCGTCTGCGCAGCAAGCGCGTCCTCGAGGGCTACAACCGCTGGATCGCGGCGTGGTACGCCCGGGCCCCGCGCACGCGCTCGGTCGGCTCGGCCGTCGAGGGCCGCCGGACGACGACGTCGCTGCGCACCACGCAGGTGGCGCCGCTGGGCGCGCTCGTCGACGGCGTCGACCCCTACGCGAAGATCCAGGAGCACTGA